Proteins from a single region of Nitrososphaerota archaeon:
- a CDS encoding cupredoxin domain-containing protein yields MSSKQGSTAVGIIVAILIIGAVGSIGYYQVVVAPGEVNTSSTAASTLPAVTCPSAACANVSIISGASTPPSGYSSGQTTTYGYAPDKIVVVIGVNNTVYWVNNDAAPHTVTSVSTPPIFNSGEGGPLSNQGGTYQYTFTTPGTYFYYCSYHPWMQGEVVVLAGTGSASGASA; encoded by the coding sequence TTGAGCAGCAAACAGGGTTCTACCGCCGTTGGAATCATAGTCGCGATACTAATCATCGGGGCCGTCGGTTCGATCGGGTACTATCAGGTCGTCGTGGCGCCCGGTGAGGTCAACACGAGCTCCACTGCCGCTTCGACGTTGCCGGCGGTCACCTGTCCGTCGGCAGCGTGCGCGAACGTCTCAATAATTAGCGGGGCTTCGACTCCTCCATCGGGTTATTCTTCGGGACAGACCACGACCTACGGCTACGCCCCAGACAAGATCGTCGTGGTCATAGGCGTCAACAACACAGTGTACTGGGTCAACAACGACGCAGCGCCCCACACCGTGACTTCCGTTTCCACCCCGCCGATCTTCAACTCGGGCGAAGGGGGCCCCCTGTCCAACCAGGGCGGGACCTACCAGTACACGTTCACCACCCCGGGGACGTACTTCTACTACTGCTCGTACCACCCATGGATGCAGGGCGAGGTCGTGGTGCTCGCCGGCACCGGCTCGGCTTCTGGCGCTTCGGCTTAG
- a CDS encoding Rieske 2Fe-2S domain-containing protein, whose product MKDPGKRAFMKVALLAGAVLAMLPFVPWGTFLSSTVKIGTSTQYLYQKVTIDDLPAQYGAAAGQVANINDLTTFPPNKSWVFTYPTSGDPVTDAQNPDTFQKFALIRMPVELGGDSKKATDFVAFSKVCVHLWCSPNYNPENTTNPADETYQCPCHGSVYRLPDGLATAGPAALQAFPQNAIPMMTLQADASGDLWVFAPNYDPATGNPVADPIEANGEIGYGRDYQSYENFLKPAALKPVNVKDETVVLSG is encoded by the coding sequence GTGAAGGACCCCGGGAAGCGGGCCTTCATGAAGGTCGCCCTGCTCGCGGGCGCGGTCCTAGCGATGCTCCCATTCGTCCCTTGGGGGACGTTCCTTTCGTCGACGGTAAAGATCGGCACTTCCACGCAGTACCTGTATCAGAAGGTGACGATCGACGACCTGCCGGCGCAGTACGGGGCCGCGGCGGGCCAGGTGGCGAACATCAACGACCTCACCACCTTCCCCCCGAACAAGTCATGGGTTTTCACGTACCCGACCTCAGGCGACCCCGTCACCGACGCCCAGAATCCAGACACCTTCCAGAAGTTCGCGCTCATCAGGATGCCGGTCGAGCTGGGCGGGGACAGCAAGAAGGCCACGGACTTCGTCGCTTTCAGCAAGGTCTGCGTGCACCTCTGGTGCAGCCCGAACTACAACCCTGAGAACACCACGAACCCGGCGGACGAGACTTACCAGTGCCCCTGCCACGGGAGCGTCTACAGGCTCCCCGACGGGCTGGCGACCGCAGGCCCGGCGGCGTTGCAGGCCTTCCCACAGAACGCCATCCCGATGATGACGCTGCAGGCCGACGCCAGCGGCGACCTCTGGGTCTTCGCGCCGAACTACGACCCCGCCACCGGGAACCCCGTGGCCGACCCCATCGAGGCTAACGGAGAGATAGGCTACGGCCGCGACTACCAGAGCTATGAGAACTTCCTGAAACCCGCCGCGCTGAAACCGGTCAACGTGAAGGACGAGACAGTGGTGTTGAGCGGGTGA
- a CDS encoding cytochrome bc complex cytochrome b subunit, which produces MTQAPEKKNVISRFYRWIYNGLERTVWMGIQYTYPKRFVSPLGYLGVLTGMTFLVLGVTGGFLMIYYQPTLAGCGNVTCAYNSVANINNSVPFGYMIRNIHYTASNAMVLLAILHLYYQYFSGRFKIKNEILWVTGILLGIITGVEAYSGYDLLFNQRSGLAIEIGASLTNASPVIGGQLRLALFGSGFTDFILRLYSAHVFILPMIMLILVFIHFPRYLVFDLPVIATLVGGLFLVAAIFPVALNVPYSPSNPQLTIPEWYLVGIYALLRTFYDKFVMGGLIPALFFLMAVVVPFVDTSKKLNWRDRPFFTALGITTIAQVLITTGWGFYINPNVSLTTLQRLYVDPTYYFASMLGVTALCFIGTYAFMRYIKSKERVRKAVAPMGPVLSRKWVYIVFLLLIFAQVGMNLLAAQAVVLSLKNMVLFDTGAILITFGVMVHLYRYSQSLPF; this is translated from the coding sequence GTGACCCAGGCCCCAGAGAAGAAGAACGTCATCTCAAGGTTCTACCGGTGGATCTACAACGGCCTCGAAAGGACCGTCTGGATGGGGATCCAGTACACCTACCCGAAGCGATTCGTCAGCCCGCTAGGGTATCTGGGGGTCCTGACCGGGATGACATTCCTCGTCCTCGGTGTGACCGGCGGGTTCCTCATGATCTACTACCAGCCCACGCTCGCAGGGTGCGGGAACGTCACCTGCGCCTACAACAGCGTCGCGAACATCAACAACTCCGTCCCCTTCGGCTACATGATCAGGAACATCCACTATACGGCGTCCAACGCCATGGTGCTCCTGGCTATACTGCACCTCTACTACCAGTACTTCAGCGGTAGGTTCAAGATAAAGAACGAGATCCTCTGGGTGACCGGGATCCTCCTCGGGATTATCACCGGGGTCGAGGCCTACAGCGGCTACGACCTTCTCTTCAACCAGAGGTCCGGGCTCGCGATCGAGATCGGGGCGTCCCTGACGAACGCGTCCCCCGTCATAGGGGGGCAGCTCCGCCTCGCGCTGTTCGGCTCGGGGTTCACCGACTTCATACTCAGGCTCTACTCGGCCCACGTCTTCATCCTCCCGATGATCATGCTCATCCTCGTGTTCATACACTTCCCGCGGTACCTCGTCTTCGACCTCCCCGTGATCGCGACCCTCGTGGGCGGCCTCTTCCTCGTGGCGGCCATATTCCCGGTGGCGCTGAACGTCCCGTACAGCCCGAGCAACCCCCAGCTCACCATCCCCGAGTGGTACCTGGTGGGGATCTACGCCCTCCTCCGGACGTTCTACGACAAGTTCGTGATGGGAGGCCTCATCCCGGCTCTGTTCTTCCTCATGGCAGTCGTAGTCCCCTTCGTCGACACGTCGAAGAAGCTCAACTGGAGAGACAGGCCGTTCTTCACAGCCCTTGGGATAACGACCATAGCCCAGGTGCTCATCACGACCGGGTGGGGATTCTACATCAACCCCAACGTGAGCCTTACGACTCTCCAGAGGCTCTACGTCGACCCGACCTACTACTTCGCGTCCATGCTCGGCGTGACTGCGCTGTGCTTCATAGGGACATACGCTTTCATGCGCTACATCAAGTCGAAGGAGCGGGTCAGGAAGGCGGTAGCCCCGATGGGGCCCGTCCTCTCTAGGAAATGGGTCTACATAGTGTTCCTGCTGCTCATCTTCGCGCAGGTCGGGATGAACCTGCTGGCAGCGCAGGCCGTCGTCCTGAGCCTCAAGAACATGGTCCTGTTCGACACCGGTGCGATCCTCATCACATTCGGCGTGATGGTCCACCTCTACAGGTACAGCCAGAGCCTTCCCTTCTAG
- a CDS encoding methyltransferase: MPRLIRAALEKAGIGGPERVSSGVDVVGDVAVVRLAGFTPAEKRKVARALLAESKNLRVVMEQEGGIEGEFRLRRLKHLAGERRTLTLHRENGCSYRVDLAKSYFSPRLATERSRIAGMVKKKEKVLNMFAGVGPFSILIAKTSGARVTSCEANPVAARLHEENDRLNKVEQLVQVIEGDAADLPGKVRGKFDRVIMPHPSEADRFLPVALAMAKKGGIIHYYRHVLGEDDAEAELALRGELARLLPRGSRFSSRRVRAVGPRWVELVADIRAA, encoded by the coding sequence GTGCCCCGGCTGATTAGGGCCGCCCTCGAGAAGGCAGGGATAGGGGGCCCCGAAAGGGTCTCTTCCGGGGTCGACGTGGTGGGAGACGTAGCCGTGGTCAGGCTCGCCGGGTTCACCCCCGCCGAGAAGAGGAAGGTCGCCAGGGCCCTGCTGGCCGAATCCAAGAACCTCCGGGTGGTCATGGAACAGGAAGGAGGGATAGAGGGGGAGTTCAGGCTGCGGAGGCTGAAACACCTGGCAGGAGAGCGGAGGACCCTCACGCTCCACAGGGAGAACGGGTGCTCCTACAGGGTAGACCTGGCGAAGTCGTACTTCTCGCCCCGGCTGGCGACGGAGAGGTCGAGGATCGCAGGGATGGTGAAGAAGAAGGAGAAGGTCCTGAACATGTTCGCCGGGGTCGGGCCTTTCTCCATCCTCATCGCGAAGACCTCGGGGGCCAGGGTGACAAGCTGCGAAGCGAACCCGGTAGCCGCCAGGCTGCACGAAGAGAACGACAGGCTCAACAAGGTCGAGCAACTCGTCCAGGTGATAGAGGGGGACGCCGCGGACCTCCCCGGCAAGGTGCGCGGGAAGTTCGACAGGGTCATAATGCCCCACCCGTCCGAGGCGGACAGGTTCCTCCCCGTCGCCCTAGCCATGGCGAAGAAGGGGGGGATCATACACTACTACAGGCACGTCCTGGGAGAGGACGACGCCGAGGCTGAGCTCGCCCTTCGGGGAGAGCTCGCGCGGCTCCTCCCACGCGGGTCCAGGTTCTCCTCGCGCAGGGTGAGGGCCGTCGGCCCCAGGTGGGTGGAGCTGGTCGCCGACATCAGGGCAGCCTAG
- a CDS encoding ribosome biogenesis/translation initiation ATPase RLI, producing MVHRIAVVDQDLCQSKKCGLECIKECPVNINGQECITLPESKIALVSEELCIGCGICVKVCPFDAVGILNLSEELKSDKIHQYGVNSFRLFRIPTVRKGQVVGLVGRNGIGKSTALKILAGQLVPNLGDYEGGASWEKFLAYLSGREMKEHFEKIADGEMRVSLKPQAVYLLPEAWKKETRLLLEKMDERKKMDEVVEALNLGATLEKKLPDLSGGELQRVAVAAAALKDADLYLFDEPSSYNDVYQRLAVSKLITEIAASGKAVLVVEHDIAFLDYVANYVQVIYGEPGAYGVVSGLYASRTGINALLDGYLPQENVRFRDHAVTFGVRAAGETVESEEVVARYSKLSKSYPSFKLAVDAGEIRGGTIVGVVGANALGKTTFLKILAGEEKPSRGTVHVDAKVAYKPQYLSSAFDGTVDEFFMTTLGTKYSDPVLQDNLVVPLRLEKLLARRVGELSGGELQKVAIVATMAQDTEVYALDEPSAFLDVEDRFVVARAINRMVKARGKAAVVIDHDLQVVDIVSDRLLVFSGEPGASGGATPPLTKEDGMNEFLKLVGLTYRRDVNTGRPRVNKPGSKLDREQKEKGAYYYVAPQGDESAPAD from the coding sequence TTGGTACACCGGATTGCGGTCGTAGACCAGGACCTCTGTCAGAGCAAGAAGTGCGGGCTCGAGTGCATCAAGGAGTGCCCGGTCAACATCAACGGCCAGGAGTGCATCACCCTCCCGGAAAGCAAGATCGCCCTGGTCTCAGAAGAGCTCTGCATAGGGTGCGGGATCTGCGTGAAGGTCTGCCCCTTCGACGCCGTAGGCATCCTCAACCTGAGCGAGGAGCTGAAGAGCGACAAGATCCACCAGTACGGCGTCAACTCGTTCAGGCTCTTCCGCATCCCCACGGTGAGGAAGGGGCAGGTGGTAGGGCTGGTCGGCAGGAACGGCATCGGCAAGTCTACGGCCCTCAAGATCCTGGCCGGGCAGCTGGTCCCCAACCTCGGGGACTACGAGGGGGGTGCGAGCTGGGAGAAGTTCCTCGCCTACCTGAGCGGCCGCGAGATGAAGGAGCACTTCGAGAAGATAGCGGACGGCGAGATGCGCGTCTCGCTCAAGCCCCAGGCCGTCTACCTCCTCCCCGAGGCGTGGAAGAAGGAGACCAGGCTCCTCCTCGAAAAGATGGACGAGAGGAAGAAGATGGACGAAGTGGTGGAGGCGCTCAACCTCGGAGCCACCCTGGAGAAGAAGCTCCCCGACCTGAGCGGAGGAGAGCTGCAGAGGGTCGCCGTCGCAGCGGCCGCCCTCAAAGACGCCGACCTCTACCTCTTCGACGAGCCGTCATCATACAACGACGTCTACCAGCGGCTGGCGGTCTCGAAGCTCATCACAGAGATCGCGGCTTCGGGGAAGGCGGTCCTCGTGGTGGAGCACGACATCGCGTTCCTAGACTACGTCGCGAACTACGTGCAGGTGATCTATGGAGAACCGGGCGCCTACGGGGTAGTCTCCGGGCTCTACGCCTCCAGGACTGGGATCAACGCCCTCCTCGACGGGTACCTCCCCCAGGAGAACGTCAGGTTCCGCGACCACGCGGTGACGTTCGGCGTGAGGGCGGCCGGGGAGACGGTCGAGAGCGAGGAGGTGGTGGCGAGATACTCGAAGCTGAGCAAGTCATACCCGTCCTTCAAGCTCGCGGTGGACGCAGGGGAGATCCGGGGAGGCACCATAGTGGGGGTGGTAGGCGCGAACGCCCTCGGCAAGACGACGTTCCTGAAGATCCTGGCCGGGGAAGAGAAGCCATCCAGGGGGACCGTCCATGTGGACGCGAAGGTCGCCTATAAGCCCCAGTACCTGAGTTCAGCCTTCGACGGGACGGTGGACGAGTTCTTCATGACGACCCTCGGCACGAAGTACAGCGATCCGGTGCTGCAGGACAACCTGGTGGTCCCGCTCAGGCTGGAGAAGCTCCTCGCCAGGAGGGTGGGTGAGCTGAGCGGAGGGGAGCTGCAGAAGGTCGCCATTGTGGCCACCATGGCGCAGGACACGGAGGTATACGCGCTGGACGAGCCGTCGGCATTCCTGGACGTCGAGGACAGGTTCGTGGTCGCCAGGGCGATAAACAGGATGGTGAAGGCGAGAGGGAAGGCCGCGGTGGTGATAGACCACGACCTGCAGGTGGTCGACATCGTGTCCGACAGGCTCCTCGTCTTCTCCGGGGAGCCAGGCGCATCAGGGGGAGCCACCCCACCGCTGACCAAAGAGGACGGGATGAACGAGTTCCTGAAGCTGGTCGGGCTGACCTACAGGCGAGACGTGAACACAGGGAGGCCGAGGGTCAACAAGCCCGGGAGCAAGCTGGACAGGGAGCAGAAGGAGAAGGGGGCATACTACTATGTGGCCCCGCAGGGCGATGAGAGTGCCCCGGCTGATTAG